The Verrucomicrobiota bacterium genome window below encodes:
- a CDS encoding RHS repeat-associated core domain-containing protein, with amino-acid sequence MDAAGTTTLAERKHLWGLDLSETEQGAGGVGGLLMTEETTGVHAGTHYFTYDGNGNVMNTVHSDGTVTATYEYDPFGKLVSQSGTYAPENPFCFSTKHYNHETKLSYYGYRFYHADLGRWINRDPIEEEGGMNLYGFVFNNAKSFYDVLGEAAASNHAGKGSGNSGSASGTVPAFFDELKDAVINSTGSVSYSNSVPIGAIGPATFNLSFSATGGSQACCAEDGKKSRMVVGSFTVGIDGGIGAVADANGEGSQATPGSSSGAKGGTGGGVSSNSGQLPKCETKWLPLSFNIDAQAVGGLGKLGGGFMSASITQPVASCDASANCNWTYSQGVNVGIGDGGFGARVQLIATGSIGFQYYLE; translated from the coding sequence ATGGATGCTGCGGGGACGACAACCTTGGCCGAACGGAAGCACCTCTGGGGCCTAGATCTCAGCGAAACAGAACAAGGCGCAGGTGGTGTAGGAGGTCTTCTCATGACAGAAGAGACTACCGGGGTGCACGCCGGTACCCATTATTTTACTTATGACGGTAACGGTAACGTCATGAATACCGTGCATAGTGATGGAACTGTTACTGCTACCTATGAGTATGACCCCTTTGGAAAGCTTGTCAGTCAAAGCGGAACTTACGCCCCAGAAAATCCCTTCTGCTTTTCCACCAAACACTACAACCATGAAACAAAGCTAAGTTACTATGGCTACCGCTTCTATCACGCTGATCTAGGAAGGTGGATCAATCGAGATCCTATTGAGGAAGAGGGAGGAATGAATCTTTATGGGTTTGTCTTTAACAACGCCAAGAGTTTTTATGACGTATTAGGAGAAGCTGCAGCATCTAATCATGCTGGAAAGGGTAGTGGTAATTCAGGCTCAGCATCTGGAACCGTCCCGGCTTTTTTTGACGAACTAAAAGATGCTGTTATTAATTCTACTGGTAGCGTTTCTTATTCGAACAGTGTCCCTATAGGGGCAATAGGACCAGCTACTTTTAATTTATCTTTTAGTGCAACAGGAGGCTCACAAGCTTGTTGTGCTGAGGATGGTAAAAAATCAAGAATGGTGGTTGGATCTTTCACAGTCGGAATAGACGGAGGAATAGGGGCGGTGGCTGATGCAAATGGTGAAGGTAGCCAAGCAACACCTGGAAGTAGTTCTGGCGCAAAGGGGGGGACTGGTGGTGGAGTTTCCAGCAACTCTGGCCAATTGCCAAAGTGTGAAACAAAATGGCTTCCCCTTAGTTTTAATATAGACGCTCAAGCAGTAGGCGGTTTAGGAAAACTTGGAGGTGGTTTTATGTCAGCAAGTATTACTCAGCCTGTTGCTTCTTGTGATGCTTCAGCGAATTGCAATTGGACTTATAGCCAAGGCGTTAATGTAGGTATAGGTGATGGTGGTTTTGGTGCTAGGGTGCAGCTTATTGCGACTGGAAGTATTGGCTTCCAGTATTATCTAGAATAA